The stretch of DNA AACACGGCGCGGGCCTGGCGGGCGGCGGCCTCGATGTGGGCGCGGCTGCTGTGAGACCCGACTTCTTCATCGGGCGTGATCAGCAGTTGCACGCCGCCCGCAGGCCAACCACCCGACTGGTGCAGCGTGCGGAGCGCGTAAATAGCTGACACGATTCCGGCTTTCATATCGTAGGTGCCGGGGCCGTACACGCGGTTGCCTTCCACCCGAAACGGCATGGTGTCCAGCGTGCCCAACGGCCAAACCGTGTCAGCGTGCGTGAGGATCAAAGCGGGGCGATCCTGCTTGCCAAACAGAAACGAGCGCGTGCCACCCGGCAGATGCTCGACTTCTGCGCCCAGTGCGCGTGCCCAGCCTTCTACCACGTCCATCACGCGGGCTATGGCCTGTGCATTGCCGGACGGCGATTCTATTTCCACCAGCTCATGCAGATCGGGCAGCAGGTGGGCCACATCAGGTAAGGGGGCGGAAGCGGTCATGCGGTCATGCTAGCGCCACCGGGCAAAGAACACGCCGCCCACCTCGTATAAGGACAGGCGGCGCGTGAGCAGAAGCGTCAGGTCAGCAGTTGCACTTGCTGGGGGTTTGCTCGCACGACGGCGCGGCCCCGCATGTACAGATCATTGAGGGCCTGCGAGCCAAAAATGCGTGCCAGGCGCGTGCTGGTCAATTCGATGGTGCGCCCGCCAATTTTCAGACGAACGATATCGATGGTTCCGGGAACCCAGGTGCAGGAGAGTTCTTGCATAGTCAACCTCCAAGGTGGCGCAGGACGCCAAGAGTGAGACGGTGGGGGTTGGGGCGAGAGAGGACAGGGCAATGCGCCGCAACAAACGGGGCGCACTGAGGGCAATGACCTTGCCGGGCCTGCACCTGAATTACGCTGGGCAGGCAGAAGAAAACCGGTAAGACGAGCATAAGATTTTTAATTGCGAGAAAGGAAAGAACAAATAGGGTTGGCCTTGAGTCAGCCATCATAAATCTCCGGCCTCATTGCTGTGGCTGGCATTTGTGCACGTTGTGGACGAATTCAAATCCGGGCCGAAGCTGACGAAAGATGTGAAAGCTCATCAGAACTGGCAAGTGTTCTAGGCAAATCGCAACTCCACTCGCAAGGCCCCTTAGAGAAGTTTGGCTTCAAAGGACATCAGGCGGCCCCCGCTTTTCTGCCTCACCAGAATGTGCTTGACTGCGGGCGTGATTCCACTCAATTTAAGGATTGATGCTGCAACGGCGCAGCCCGATTCGCTGCTGGCCCTGCACTTTCCCTCTGACCCGCAGGTGTCGCCCGGTGGACGGCGGGTGGCCTTTGTCCTGACCCGCAGCGAGGAAGAAGACCCCCGCACACCTGACCCGGCCTACGCCAAACCGCGTCTGCGCTCGCAGATCTGGCATTCGGCGGGCGGGCAGGCCACACCCCTGACCCGTGGGGATGGCAGCGACGCCTCGCCCCGCTGGTCACCCGATGGCGCAACCTTGGCCTTTACGCGGGCAGCAGCCGGAGCCACAGCGCCTCTAAGCAAGCCACAACTTTATCTGCTCCCCTTGTCGGGCGGCGAGGCCCAGCGAATCACCGATTTCGGGCAGGGCGTGCAGGACGTACAGTGGAGTCCAGACGGGCAATTTCTGACCTTCCTGAGTGCGGGCGACGACGAGGACAACCGCGACGAACGCGGCGAGGCCCGGATCATCACCAAGCCCCGCTACCGCTTCAATGGCCGCGACTGGCTGCCCGAAACGCCCGCCCGCCTGTGGCGCTACGACGTGGCCGCAGAAGAATTGACCGAGTGGCACGCGCCGTCCGTGGAACTGACCAGTTATGCGTGGTGGCCCAATTCCAGCGGCGTGGTCTTTGCCTCCAGCCTGGATGACAGGGCGGCCAGCCAGTGGCAGCAAGAATTGTTTACGCTGAACTTGCAAGGTGAAGTCAGCCAGTTCGGGCGCTGGAATTCCTCGATTTCGGCCCTGGCCCCGCACGCCGATGGGCAGCGTGTGGCCGTGACTGGGCGGCCCGAAGGCAAAGGCAGCCCCGAAGACGACCACCTGTTCGTGCTGCACGCAGACGGAACTTCCGGGCGGTTGGATGGAGGGTGGGACTCTCCGGTTGCGCCGCTGGTGGGGGGGGATTGCCATGTGGGAGCCTTTCCCGCCCGCCCCGTGTGGCACGGCGAATCGCTGCTGGTGCTGAGTACGGTGGGCGGCAGTTGCGGCCTGTTCCGGGTAGGGCCAGACGGAACGGTCACGCCGCACGATCATCAACCCGAAGGCGTGATCTCCGCGTTTACGGGCGTCGCGGGCGGCCTCGCTCTGATCCGCGAGAGTGCCACCCAGTTTCCGGAAGTGGAATTGAACGGAGCGGCGGTCACGAATTTGCATGCCCGCCTGCCTTTTGCCGCCCGAACGCCCGAACGGGTTTCTTTCTCCACCGACGCCGGAGAGGGAGAAGGCTGGGTACTCTTGCCCCACGGAGACGCCCGCGTACCCGCGCTGCTCAGCATTCACGGTGGGCCGCACACTGCCTACGGTCACGCCTTCATGCACGAATTTCAACTCCTGGCTGCACGCGGGTACGGCGTGGCCTACAGCAATCCTCGCGGCAGCGTGGGCTACGGCCAGGCGTGGTCAAGTGGAAATTATGGACGCTGGGGCAGCGTGGATTACGACGACCTGTTGGGCTTTTTCGATACGGCGCTGGCCGCCCACCCCCGCCTGGACGGCCAGAATGCAGCCGTGATGGGCGGCAGTTACGGCGGCTACATGACCAACTGGATCACGGGCCACACGAACCGCTTCCGGGCGGCCATCACAGACCGGAGCATCTGCAATCTGGTGTCGTTCAGCGGTACATCGGACATCGGCCTGCGCTTCTGGCACGATGAATTGGGTTTAGAGGCCCACCGCAGCGCCGACGCAGAACAACTGTGGGCCATGAGTCCGCTGAAATTTGCCGAAGCAGTGCAGACGCCCACCCTGATCGTGCATAGCGTGCTGGATCACCGCTGCCCCATAGAGCAGGCCGAGCAATGGTACGCGGCCCTGACGCAGATGGGCGTGCCTGTGCGGATGGTGCGTTTTCCCGGCGAGAACCACGAACTCAGCCGCTCGGGTCGCCCAGATCGCCGAATTCAGCGCCTAGAGGAGTATTTGGGGTGGCTGGATCGGTATTTGGGAGCGGGGCGATAGGGGAGAGGCGTCTAAGGATGCTTTGTCTAAGGGTCAAGGGTCTAAGGGACTAAGAACAGATGACAGCGCAGGCCTAAAGCATTGCCCTTGACCTTCCTTAGACCTTTAGACCCTTGGACTTCTCCCAACGCCACCCATTCCCCAACAACACACAGCAAAGAGGGCCGGAAATTAATTCCGGCCCTCTCGCTTAGTCCTGCTCAGAAGTGTTTAGTCTTCGTCGCGGCGCTTGTTGTTGTCCCAGCCACGGTCAGGCCGGGCGCGGGGACGATCCGTACTCTGGTCGGGGCCAGCGCTTTCGCGGGGGCGGAAGTCGCTGGGCGCGGAAGGAGCACGCTCCTCACGGGGACGGAAGTTGCTGCCCTGGTAGCCGCCACCACCCTGTCCGCCACGGTCGTCACGGGGACGGAAGCCGCCGCCGCCCTGCCCGCCACGGTCATCACGGGGACGGAAACCGCCGCCACCCTGACCCCCACGATCTCCGC from Deinococcus sp. QL22 encodes:
- a CDS encoding S9 family peptidase, with product MCLTAGVIPLNLRIDAATAQPDSLLALHFPSDPQVSPGGRRVAFVLTRSEEEDPRTPDPAYAKPRLRSQIWHSAGGQATPLTRGDGSDASPRWSPDGATLAFTRAAAGATAPLSKPQLYLLPLSGGEAQRITDFGQGVQDVQWSPDGQFLTFLSAGDDEDNRDERGEARIITKPRYRFNGRDWLPETPARLWRYDVAAEELTEWHAPSVELTSYAWWPNSSGVVFASSLDDRAASQWQQELFTLNLQGEVSQFGRWNSSISALAPHADGQRVAVTGRPEGKGSPEDDHLFVLHADGTSGRLDGGWDSPVAPLVGGDCHVGAFPARPVWHGESLLVLSTVGGSCGLFRVGPDGTVTPHDHQPEGVISAFTGVAGGLALIRESATQFPEVELNGAAVTNLHARLPFAARTPERVSFSTDAGEGEGWVLLPHGDARVPALLSIHGGPHTAYGHAFMHEFQLLAARGYGVAYSNPRGSVGYGQAWSSGNYGRWGSVDYDDLLGFFDTALAAHPRLDGQNAAVMGGSYGGYMTNWITGHTNRFRAAITDRSICNLVSFSGTSDIGLRFWHDELGLEAHRSADAEQLWAMSPLKFAEAVQTPTLIVHSVLDHRCPIEQAEQWYAALTQMGVPVRMVRFPGENHELSRSGRPDRRIQRLEEYLGWLDRYLGAGR